The Tenacibaculum sp. MAR_2010_89 genome has a window encoding:
- a CDS encoding competence/damage-inducible protein A, producing MNAEIITIGDEILIGQIVDTNSQWIGQELNKIGVSVYQISSIQDEKQHILNALKEAEERVDIVIITGGLGPTKDDITKKTIAEYFKDTKVVEYSEVVDNIKRIFKKVNHPFNEVQKYQAQLPSKATLLMNQLGTAPGMWFYENNTVFVSLPGVPYEMKGLMTNEVLPKLQKEFSLPFIFHKTIMTYGTGESVIAERIEDWEENLPSFIKLAYLPSFGRVRLRLSAKGENKALLEETMSKKVQELKKLIPDIIAGIEDGASIEKRIGDLLKERKQTLCTAESLTGGKIASTIVSVAGSSAYYLGSFITYTAKLKEQLLDISKEVIENHSVVSEEVAKQMALAAKNKLETDYAIAVTGNAGPTTDNNDKSVGVVYIAIANNKGIDVQEFNFGQPREKVINRTVTKALELLQKNIMKK from the coding sequence TTGAACGCAGAAATAATTACCATTGGAGATGAAATTCTCATCGGGCAAATAGTTGATACTAATTCACAATGGATAGGTCAAGAATTAAATAAAATAGGAGTTTCAGTATATCAAATATCTTCTATACAAGACGAAAAGCAACATATTTTAAACGCTTTAAAAGAGGCAGAAGAAAGAGTCGATATTGTTATTATTACAGGAGGACTTGGGCCAACAAAAGATGATATAACTAAAAAAACAATTGCAGAATATTTTAAAGATACCAAGGTTGTTGAATATTCAGAAGTTGTAGATAATATAAAGAGGATTTTTAAAAAGGTTAACCATCCATTTAATGAGGTGCAGAAATATCAGGCACAATTACCTTCAAAGGCAACATTATTAATGAATCAATTAGGAACAGCTCCAGGTATGTGGTTTTATGAAAACAACACAGTTTTTGTCTCGTTGCCAGGAGTGCCTTATGAAATGAAAGGATTAATGACTAATGAAGTGTTACCTAAATTGCAAAAAGAATTTAGCTTGCCTTTTATTTTTCATAAAACAATTATGACTTACGGAACTGGTGAAAGTGTGATTGCTGAAAGAATAGAAGATTGGGAAGAGAATCTACCTTCATTTATAAAATTAGCTTACTTACCTTCATTTGGTAGAGTGCGTTTAAGGTTGTCTGCTAAGGGAGAAAACAAAGCGCTTTTAGAAGAAACGATGTCAAAAAAAGTTCAAGAACTTAAAAAATTAATACCAGACATTATTGCAGGGATTGAAGATGGAGCTTCTATAGAAAAAAGAATAGGAGATTTATTAAAAGAAAGAAAACAAACACTTTGTACAGCAGAAAGCTTAACAGGAGGAAAGATTGCTTCAACAATTGTTTCTGTAGCTGGTTCTTCTGCTTATTATTTGGGGAGTTTTATTACCTATACTGCTAAATTAAAAGAACAATTATTAGATATATCGAAAGAAGTCATTGAAAATCATTCTGTAGTAAGTGAAGAGGTGGCAAAACAAATGGCTTTAGCAGCAAAAAATAAATTAGAAACTGATTATGCTATTGCTGTAACAGGGAATGCAGGACCGACTACTGATAATAATGATAAAAGTGTAGGGGTAGTGTATATAGCAATTGCGAATAATAAAGGTATTGATGTTCAGGAGTTTAATTTTGGTCAGCCGAGAGAAAAGGTAATAAATAGAACGGTAACTAAAGCGTTAGAATTATTGCAAAAAAATATTATGAAAAAATAA
- a CDS encoding SDR family oxidoreductase — translation MKNSFALITGASQGLGLYLSKELASRGYNLLLVSLPNENLASSSKSIENEFNVIVKFYETDLTVKNNIINLCDWANNYKISILINNAGCGGSKKITEASLDYIEKIIQLNIISTSFITKLIIPNLASNTKSYILNVSSMAAFSPIGYKTVYPASKKFIDYFSLGLREELKEFNISVSVVYPGPMKTNNEVSSRIEKQSGFVKSGVVSLHEMAFQSIEKMLQSKKRVIPGKLNKLSKVILKILPLNTKIKLLSKAIKKEIEV, via the coding sequence ATGAAAAATAGTTTTGCTTTGATTACGGGTGCAAGTCAAGGTTTAGGATTGTACTTATCTAAGGAGCTTGCTAGCCGTGGTTATAATTTACTATTAGTTTCATTACCAAATGAAAATTTAGCTTCTAGTTCAAAAAGCATAGAAAATGAATTTAACGTTATTGTTAAGTTTTATGAAACAGATTTAACTGTTAAAAACAATATTATAAATCTTTGTGATTGGGCTAATAATTATAAAATTTCAATTCTAATTAATAATGCAGGTTGTGGAGGTTCAAAAAAAATAACAGAAGCCTCGTTAGATTATATTGAGAAAATTATTCAATTAAACATCATTTCTACTTCTTTCATTACCAAATTAATTATTCCTAATTTAGCATCTAATACTAAGAGTTACATTTTAAATGTATCTAGTATGGCTGCTTTTAGCCCTATTGGTTATAAAACCGTATATCCTGCTTCGAAAAAATTTATTGATTATTTTTCTTTAGGTTTAAGAGAAGAATTAAAAGAATTCAATATCTCTGTTTCTGTTGTATATCCTGGACCAATGAAAACAAATAATGAGGTGAGTAGTAGGATAGAAAAACAAAGTGGTTTTGTAAAATCTGGAGTAGTAAGTTTACATGAAATGGCATTTCAAAGTATTGAGAAAATGCTTCAAAGTAAAAAAAGAGTTATACCTGGTAAACTAAATAAACTAAGCAAGGTAATCTTAAAAATTTTACCCTTAAATACCAAAATAAAATTATTGAGTAAAGCTATAAAAAAAGAAATTGAGGTTTAA
- a CDS encoding NAD-dependent epimerase/dehydratase family protein, whose protein sequence is MRILVTGANGLLATNIIQQLLQQNNEVIGFLRNSNSFTLEPNKNLQLQIGDITQVESYTELLKNTDCIIHVAALTNQNIIDYNVYKKVNATATEILYKNAIKNNIKTFIYVSTANCFGYGSLNNLGNETKAISFPFTKSLYAKSKLEGQDALLNLSDENQHTKLVILNPTFMIGPYDTKPSSGRLVLSAYKKKIIFYPPGGKSFINVIDAAKAVIQSIIHGEHKEAYILSGENLSYLSFYKKVTQQLNQKSYFIKIPKLLLFSIGYLGDLLRFFKVKTDLSSINVKTLCVHNYYSNQKATQKIKLQQTPIEVGIAEAIKWFKLK, encoded by the coding sequence ATGAGAATTTTAGTTACTGGTGCTAATGGTTTATTAGCTACAAATATCATACAACAACTACTTCAACAAAACAATGAAGTTATTGGCTTTCTAAGAAATTCAAACAGTTTTACATTAGAACCAAACAAAAATCTTCAATTACAAATTGGTGATATTACCCAAGTTGAATCTTATACTGAACTTCTTAAAAACACAGATTGTATTATTCATGTTGCTGCATTAACTAATCAAAACATTATTGATTATAATGTATACAAGAAAGTAAATGCTACCGCCACTGAAATCCTATATAAAAATGCAATTAAAAATAATATCAAAACTTTTATTTACGTTAGTACTGCTAATTGTTTTGGTTACGGCTCATTAAATAATCTTGGAAACGAAACGAAAGCTATTTCTTTCCCTTTTACAAAATCTTTGTATGCTAAAAGTAAATTGGAAGGACAAGATGCACTTTTAAATTTATCTGATGAAAATCAGCATACAAAACTTGTAATTTTAAATCCAACTTTTATGATTGGCCCTTATGACACAAAACCTAGTTCTGGAAGGTTGGTTTTAAGTGCTTATAAAAAGAAAATTATTTTTTATCCTCCAGGAGGAAAAAGTTTTATTAATGTAATTGATGCAGCTAAAGCAGTTATTCAATCAATAATTCATGGCGAACATAAGGAAGCCTATATTCTATCTGGTGAAAATTTATCATATTTAAGCTTTTATAAAAAAGTTACTCAACAACTAAATCAAAAATCTTATTTTATTAAAATTCCTAAATTACTATTATTCTCTATTGGTTATTTAGGTGATCTACTTCGTTTTTTTAAGGTGAAAACAGATTTATCAAGCATTAATGTAAAAACATTATGTGTACATAATTATTACTCAAACCAAAAAGCTACACAAAAAATAAAGCTTCAACAAACACCTATTGAAGTAGGTATTGCTGAAGCTATAAAGTGGTTTAAATTGAAATAA